In a single window of the Candidatus Krumholzibacteriia bacterium genome:
- a CDS encoding glutamate mutase L: MPEKNFQKARSILATDCGSTTTKAILIEEVEGEFRLVNRGEAPTTVEAPFEDVTRGALNAIREVEELRGRQILDGETILSPQEGDRGVDIYISTSSAGGGLQMMVAGVVKSMTGESAERAALGAGAIVMDVLASNDGRLPHQKISRIRQLRPDMILLSGGIDGGTVSHVVELAEILHAANPKPRLGHSYKLPVIYAGNKDARDTISDTLGEITDLDIVDNIRPILERENLQPSRDKIHDLFMEHVMAQAPGYKKLMSWTDAPIMPTPGAVGAIIQTVAEREGITVLGVDIGGATTDVFSVFEGIFNRTVSANLGMSYSVSNVLAEAGLDNVLRWVPMDMDAEMLMNRIGNKMIRPTTIPQSLEELKIEQAIAREALRLSFIQHKEFAVSLKGVQKERTISDAFDQSGSGETLVDMMNLKLLVGSGGVLSHAPRRHQAARMMVDAFLPEGITDLAVDSIFMMPQLGVLSTVHEKAATEVFDKDCLIHLGACIAPVGSAKPGKKLADIALEMPDGSKLERELLHGDMFLIESSREDRVKATLKPAKSIDLGAGKGQEVRTELRGGVVGLIFDGRGRRPFTLPEESSERVAKLGQWSQAVSEYPNETAEAVTS, encoded by the coding sequence TTGCCTGAGAAAAACTTCCAGAAAGCCCGCTCCATTCTGGCCACCGACTGTGGAAGCACTACGACGAAGGCCATCCTGATTGAAGAAGTGGAAGGAGAGTTCCGTCTCGTGAACCGGGGGGAAGCTCCCACAACGGTCGAGGCTCCCTTTGAGGATGTAACCCGCGGTGCCCTGAATGCGATCCGGGAAGTGGAAGAGCTTCGAGGACGGCAGATCCTCGATGGCGAGACCATTCTTTCGCCCCAGGAAGGCGACCGGGGAGTGGACATCTACATCTCCACCTCCAGTGCAGGGGGCGGTCTTCAGATGATGGTCGCCGGGGTCGTAAAGTCCATGACCGGCGAAAGCGCCGAGCGTGCAGCCCTCGGAGCCGGTGCCATCGTCATGGATGTTCTTGCCAGCAATGATGGGCGACTTCCCCACCAGAAGATCAGCCGCATCCGCCAACTGCGCCCGGACATGATTCTCCTTTCCGGAGGGATTGATGGCGGCACGGTCAGCCATGTTGTCGAACTTGCCGAGATCCTTCATGCCGCCAACCCCAAGCCGCGTCTGGGGCACAGCTACAAGCTTCCGGTCATCTACGCCGGCAACAAGGATGCCCGCGATACAATCAGCGACACTCTCGGCGAGATCACCGATCTGGACATCGTCGACAACATCCGCCCGATTCTCGAGCGTGAAAATCTCCAGCCCAGCCGGGACAAGATCCACGACCTCTTCATGGAACATGTCATGGCGCAGGCTCCCGGATACAAAAAACTCATGAGTTGGACCGATGCGCCGATCATGCCGACTCCCGGGGCCGTGGGAGCCATTATCCAGACGGTGGCCGAGAGGGAAGGGATTACCGTTCTCGGCGTGGACATCGGGGGAGCCACGACGGATGTTTTCAGCGTTTTCGAGGGTATCTTCAACCGTACTGTCAGTGCCAATCTGGGCATGAGCTATAGTGTGAGTAATGTGCTGGCGGAAGCCGGACTCGATAATGTCCTGCGCTGGGTTCCCATGGACATGGATGCCGAAATGCTGATGAACCGCATCGGCAACAAGATGATCCGGCCCACGACCATCCCCCAGTCTCTGGAGGAATTGAAGATCGAACAGGCCATTGCGCGTGAAGCCCTGCGCCTGTCCTTCATCCAGCACAAGGAATTCGCTGTCAGCCTCAAGGGAGTCCAGAAAGAGCGGACGATCAGCGATGCCTTCGACCAATCCGGCAGCGGAGAAACTCTGGTGGACATGATGAACCTGAAGCTCCTGGTCGGTTCCGGTGGAGTGCTCAGCCACGCTCCGCGCCGTCATCAGGCCGCGCGCATGATGGTCGACGCTTTCCTGCCCGAAGGAATTACCGATCTGGCAGTGGACTCCATCTTCATGATGCCGCAGTTGGGTGTTCTCTCCACGGTGCACGAAAAAGCGGCCACCGAAGTATTCGACAAGGATTGCCTCATCCATCTGGGTGCCTGCATCGCTCCGGTGGGTTCTGCCAAGCCGGGCAAAAAGCTTGCAGATATTGCCCTGGAAATGCCCGACGGCAGCAAGCTGGAAAGAGAACTGCTCCATGGGGACATGTTCCTCATCGAGTCCTCTCGCGAGGATCGTGTAAAGGCAACGCTCAAGCCGGCCAAGAGCATCGACCTTGGTGCCGGCAAGGGTCAGGAAGTGAGAACGGAACTGCGGGGCGGAGTCGTCGGCCTGATCTTCGATGGAAGAGGACGGCGGCCCTTCACGCTGCCGGAGGAATCCTCCGAAAGAGTGGCGAAACTTGGACAGTGGAGCCAGGCCGTATCCGAGTACCCGAACGAGACCGCCGAAGCGGTCACCTCCTGA
- a CDS encoding UDP binding domain-containing protein — protein sequence MMSEEVRVSVNPEGESFPLPMPADYEEEWKRLQSLAAAKREEGKEIVVVMGVGFVGAVMAGVVADSSDAEGNPAKYVIGMQRPSERSFWKIPMLNRGVAPVTSEDPEVEPLIHRCVREKKTLSATYDARVLSLADVVVVDVQCDYLKADLGNLRTGRVAMEALEASMGTIGENIPAECLVLIETTVAPGTTELVALPLLQEDFRKRGIESEPLLAHSYERVMPGREYVRSIRDFWRVCSGVNAESRRRVEKFLREVLNTEDYPLTVLDRPIESETCKIVENSYRATILAFMDEWSLFAERNGVDLAKVIEAIKVRPTHSNMLFPGPGIGGYCLPKDGGLGMWAYQNILGFDDDIFRITPEAIDINDTRALHVADLVEDGLGEHGKAMDSARVLVLGASYREDVGDTRYSGSELVVRKLTEMGAEVGVHDPYVDHWWEFEKQDSYPSPGQSWGRFFRNQEKLVDLRVSKDLASALEGVDVVILAARHEEYHAIEASWLVDRVGSPPLMVDAFNMLDDDAIRAYLRLGCTVRGMGKGHIARLKDETRA from the coding sequence ATGATGAGTGAGGAAGTCAGGGTTTCCGTAAACCCGGAAGGGGAGAGTTTTCCCCTGCCGATGCCGGCCGATTACGAAGAAGAATGGAAGCGACTCCAGTCTCTTGCCGCCGCCAAACGGGAAGAGGGCAAGGAGATTGTCGTGGTCATGGGAGTCGGCTTCGTAGGAGCTGTCATGGCCGGAGTGGTGGCAGATTCCAGCGACGCCGAAGGGAACCCCGCCAAGTATGTCATTGGCATGCAAAGGCCCAGCGAACGCAGCTTCTGGAAGATCCCCATGCTCAATCGCGGGGTCGCGCCGGTCACCAGTGAGGATCCGGAAGTGGAGCCCCTGATCCACCGCTGTGTCAGGGAAAAGAAAACTCTCTCGGCCACCTACGATGCCCGGGTTCTCTCCCTGGCCGATGTCGTGGTCGTCGATGTCCAGTGTGACTATCTCAAGGCCGACCTGGGGAATCTTCGCACGGGACGCGTTGCGATGGAAGCTCTGGAAGCCAGTATGGGAACCATCGGTGAGAACATCCCGGCCGAATGTCTGGTGCTGATCGAAACCACCGTCGCCCCGGGAACCACGGAACTCGTTGCGCTTCCGCTCTTACAAGAGGATTTTCGAAAGCGTGGAATCGAGTCGGAGCCTCTCTTGGCCCACTCCTATGAGCGCGTGATGCCGGGCAGGGAGTATGTTCGCTCCATCCGGGACTTCTGGCGGGTATGCAGTGGCGTAAATGCGGAAAGCCGTCGCCGCGTTGAGAAGTTCCTGCGAGAGGTTCTCAACACCGAAGACTATCCTCTCACCGTACTGGATCGCCCCATCGAAAGTGAAACCTGCAAGATCGTGGAGAACAGCTACCGAGCTACGATTCTGGCCTTCATGGACGAGTGGAGTCTCTTTGCAGAACGCAATGGAGTGGATCTTGCCAAGGTCATCGAGGCGATCAAGGTGCGTCCCACTCACAGCAACATGCTCTTTCCCGGCCCGGGCATTGGCGGTTACTGCCTGCCCAAGGATGGAGGGCTGGGCATGTGGGCCTACCAGAACATTCTCGGCTTTGATGACGACATTTTTCGGATCACTCCCGAAGCCATCGACATCAATGACACCCGCGCCCTGCATGTCGCAGATCTCGTGGAAGACGGGCTCGGGGAACACGGAAAAGCCATGGACTCGGCCAGGGTTCTCGTCCTCGGAGCCTCCTATCGCGAGGATGTGGGCGACACCCGCTACAGCGGCAGCGAACTGGTCGTTCGCAAGCTCACGGAAATGGGAGCAGAAGTCGGCGTCCACGACCCCTATGTAGACCACTGGTGGGAATTCGAAAAGCAGGACAGCTATCCCTCCCCCGGGCAAAGCTGGGGACGCTTTTTCAGGAATCAGGAAAAGCTCGTGGACTTGAGAGTTTCCAAGGATCTTGCTTCCGCTCTCGAAGGGGTGGATGTGGTCATTCTTGCGGCAAGGCATGAAGAGTATCATGCCATCGAAGCTTCCTGGCTCGTGGATCGGGTGGGAAGCCCCCCGCTCATGGTCGATGCCTTCAACATGCTCGACGATGATGCGATCCGCGCATACCTGCGTCTCGGTTGCACCGTGCGGGGCATGGGCAAGGGGCACATTGCGCGCCTGAAGGATGAAACCCGGGCCTAG
- a CDS encoding NADH-quinone oxidoreductase subunit N: MALENLSSLRHFGPELWLTASILAAFVGSMVRRLTWLWIPFLALALYSAFTGLSSEATYLFKGMLALDGMTGIFRLFFLLVALLTFILAAKSRELAAVARPEFRGLLLSVVLGMMLMASATNLLMAYLAMEMVSILSYALAASLKGNRRSHEAGLKYVIFGGVASGVMLFGLSILYGLTGSLDFAAIGHALAGGGANPLPLFFAMVLILAGLGFKIAAVPFHMWCPDVYEGAPISVTAFLSVGPKAAGFALLLRLFGGAIFDGGVSPIWPGLIALLSVATMTLGNLSALWQNNLKRLMAYSSIAHAGYLLMGVVLLNTQAMTAIVFYLFAYLLMNFGAFLVIAAIANENGSEEIDGVRGLWKRHPFLAVSMAIFLFSLTGLPPTFGFVGKLYLFAALIESGWFWLAVVGLLNSVISLAYYVRIAKAMLIDEGEEEVAKEKLPLLTGISLGVLAALTLILGVYWEPLRVFAEKTFVIL, encoded by the coding sequence TTGGCACTGGAAAACCTGAGCAGTCTTCGCCATTTCGGTCCCGAGCTTTGGCTCACGGCCTCCATTCTTGCCGCTTTTGTCGGGAGCATGGTGCGCCGTCTGACCTGGCTCTGGATTCCCTTCCTGGCTTTGGCCCTCTACTCCGCCTTTACGGGGCTTTCTTCGGAAGCGACCTATCTCTTCAAGGGAATGTTGGCTCTGGACGGAATGACGGGGATCTTTCGCCTCTTCTTTCTTCTGGTGGCCTTGCTGACCTTCATCTTGGCCGCAAAGAGCCGGGAACTTGCAGCAGTCGCTCGCCCGGAGTTCCGCGGACTTCTGCTATCTGTGGTTCTGGGCATGATGCTCATGGCCTCGGCCACGAATCTCCTGATGGCCTATCTTGCCATGGAAATGGTCTCCATCCTTTCCTACGCTCTGGCTGCAAGCCTGAAGGGGAATCGCCGCAGCCATGAGGCGGGGCTGAAGTATGTCATCTTCGGGGGAGTGGCCTCCGGGGTGATGCTCTTCGGATTATCAATTCTCTACGGACTGACCGGGAGTCTGGATTTCGCCGCCATCGGACATGCCCTTGCGGGTGGGGGAGCGAACCCCTTGCCTCTCTTCTTTGCGATGGTACTTATCCTTGCGGGCCTTGGGTTCAAGATCGCCGCGGTTCCCTTCCACATGTGGTGTCCCGATGTTTACGAGGGAGCACCGATTTCGGTGACGGCATTTCTTTCCGTGGGACCGAAGGCTGCCGGCTTTGCGCTCTTGCTGCGTCTTTTCGGGGGAGCGATCTTTGATGGAGGCGTTTCTCCGATCTGGCCCGGCCTGATTGCCCTGCTATCGGTGGCCACGATGACACTCGGCAACTTGAGCGCCCTTTGGCAGAACAATCTCAAGCGACTGATGGCCTACAGCTCCATCGCACACGCAGGCTACCTTCTGATGGGAGTTGTTCTCCTCAATACCCAGGCCATGACGGCCATCGTGTTTTATCTCTTCGCCTATCTCCTGATGAACTTCGGCGCCTTCCTGGTGATTGCCGCCATCGCGAATGAAAACGGGAGCGAGGAGATTGATGGAGTGCGGGGATTGTGGAAGCGTCATCCCTTCCTTGCGGTCAGCATGGCGATTTTCCTTTTCAGCCTGACCGGACTTCCGCCCACCTTCGGCTTTGTCGGGAAGCTCTATCTCTTCGCGGCCCTGATTGAAAGCGGATGGTTCTGGCTGGCTGTCGTCGGGCTTCTCAACTCGGTGATTTCTCTTGCCTACTATGTGAGGATCGCCAAGGCCATGCTCATCGACGAGGGTGAAGAGGAAGTTGCAAAGGAGAAGCTGCCCCTGCTGACCGGGATCAGCCTCGGAGTACTGGCCGCACTGACCCTGATTCTGGGGGTCTACTGGGAGCCGCTCCGGGTCTTTGCCGAGAAGACCTTTGTGATTCTCTAG
- a CDS encoding NADH-quinone oxidoreductase subunit M: protein MPGHVLSWITFFPLIGAAVLLLIPSGKDRWIKGVATAATLLPLWWAVKLFQRFDRVFDGKHLEQFQFTEGPYLWIKSFNISYFMGVDGISISMVLLTTLVGAVAVVASFGIQKQLKAYFALFLLLETGMLGVFCSLDFFLFYVFWEVMLLPMYFLIGIWGGPRKIYAAIKFFLYTLFGSVFMLLAMLFLYYQAGKTFNMVEIMQASKGLAIGVQTLLWFALYIGFAIKVPAFPFHTWLPDAHVEAPTAISVILAGVLLKMGTYGLLRINFTMLPEATYKFAWFLALIGTINIIYGALCAMAQKDLKKLVAYSSISHMGFVMLGMASLTPQGINGAVLQMFNHGTITSMLFLLVGVVYDRAHHREIEGFGGLANRVPAFTGFTALAFFASLGLPGLSGFIGEILCFMGGFKTFPIYTAISVSGVVLGAAYLLWTFQRVFLGELNTKYETLTDMNVREWVTLVPLAVIVIVLGVWPMPLLDLIQDTLNFLVTHVTPATAIAGF, encoded by the coding sequence ATGCCAGGACACGTACTCAGCTGGATCACTTTCTTCCCCCTGATCGGTGCGGCAGTTCTCCTGCTGATTCCCTCAGGGAAGGATCGCTGGATCAAGGGAGTCGCCACTGCGGCCACCCTGCTTCCACTCTGGTGGGCGGTGAAACTCTTCCAGCGTTTTGATCGGGTCTTTGACGGGAAACATCTGGAGCAGTTCCAGTTTACCGAGGGACCCTATCTCTGGATCAAGAGCTTCAACATCAGCTACTTCATGGGAGTCGACGGAATCAGCATTTCCATGGTTCTGCTGACCACTCTCGTGGGGGCCGTTGCGGTGGTTGCGAGCTTTGGCATCCAGAAACAGCTCAAAGCTTACTTCGCGCTTTTCCTTTTGCTGGAAACGGGCATGCTCGGGGTCTTTTGCTCCCTGGACTTCTTCCTCTTCTATGTCTTCTGGGAAGTGATGCTTCTGCCGATGTACTTCCTCATTGGCATCTGGGGCGGACCGAGGAAGATTTATGCGGCGATCAAGTTCTTCCTCTACACGCTCTTTGGGAGCGTCTTCATGTTGCTGGCCATGCTCTTCCTCTACTACCAGGCGGGCAAGACCTTCAACATGGTAGAAATCATGCAAGCGAGTAAGGGGCTGGCCATCGGAGTCCAGACCCTGCTCTGGTTCGCGCTCTACATCGGATTTGCGATCAAGGTTCCGGCCTTCCCCTTCCACACCTGGCTTCCCGACGCGCATGTGGAAGCGCCGACGGCCATTTCCGTGATCCTTGCCGGTGTTCTGCTGAAGATGGGAACCTACGGTCTTCTCAGAATCAACTTCACGATGTTGCCGGAGGCGACCTACAAGTTCGCCTGGTTCCTCGCACTCATCGGAACGATCAACATCATCTATGGTGCGCTCTGTGCCATGGCGCAGAAGGACCTGAAGAAGCTGGTCGCCTACTCTTCCATCAGCCACATGGGCTTTGTGATGCTGGGTATGGCTTCGCTTACTCCGCAGGGAATCAACGGAGCCGTCCTGCAGATGTTCAACCACGGCACGATTACCTCGATGCTCTTCCTTCTGGTTGGCGTGGTCTATGACCGTGCCCACCATCGTGAAATCGAGGGCTTCGGCGGGCTGGCCAACCGGGTTCCGGCCTTTACCGGCTTCACGGCCCTGGCCTTCTTTGCCAGCCTGGGGCTTCCGGGACTGAGCGGCTTTATCGGAGAGATTCTCTGCTTCATGGGAGGATTCAAGACCTTCCCCATCTACACCGCGATCAGTGTTTCGGGTGTGGTGCTCGGAGCGGCCTACCTGCTCTGGACTTTCCAGCGGGTCTTCCTGGGTGAACTGAACACGAAGTATGAAACTCTGACGGATATGAATGTTCGCGAATGGGTGACTCTGGTTCCCCTGGCAGTGATCGTGATTGTGCTGGGCGTCTGGCCCATGCCGCTTCTGGACCTGATCCAGGACACGCTGAACTTCCTGGTGACTCATGTGACCCCTGCGACAGCAATCGCCGGATTCTAG
- the nuoL gene encoding NADH-quinone oxidoreductase subunit L, which produces MEHSWIGWIIFLPLLGFVFNIFLGKKVSNTLSHLVGVGAVFGSFLLSLTAFRLLRMPGSEDSLTQELWTWIRVGSGTLPTLDLSVALTVDHLSAVMLLVVTGVGTLIHVYSIGYMKGDPGYGRFFSYLNLFSFSMLLLVLADNMLLMFVGWEGVGLCSYLLIGFWFKHLPNTTAGNKAFIVNRIGDFAFVIGLMLLFWGLHRAGHASLRFSDINLYASSLAGDRVLGLPLLDAIGIFFFIGATGKSAQIPLFVWLPDAMAGPTPVSALIHAATMVTAGVYMIGRLNGLYSLAPIALATVATVGALTAVFSASIGLVQNDIKKVLAYSTVSQLGYMMLAMGVAAYSAGIFHLVTHAFFKACLFLGSGSVILAMHHEQDIRKMGGLAKKMPWTYGTFLVSTIAIAGIPPFSGFFSKDEILWKTWESGHHFLWFLGMLGALMTAFYMFRLVALTFFGENRADEHTREHLKEQPAVVVGPLVVLAFLAAIAGFWGVPHALGGSNQFQQWLEPVMSSPHASWQAPSLTPPALASETEHVQLHRHEEDESPAEVHEESYGHEEHSEESHGEHHAVDPMEYVLMAISVLLAALSGGAALWIYTKRPDLPGKWAEKYSKLYQLLLGKYFIDEIYDAAIVKNLFRLMYRLARFDLLVIDGIVNGAAHVTRWTAIFSGWFDNTFVDGMVNGTASTARWAGSHLRKLQTGRIQSYVYAVATGVVILAVLGLIVGFPR; this is translated from the coding sequence ATGGAACATAGCTGGATCGGCTGGATCATATTCCTGCCTCTTCTGGGATTCGTCTTCAACATCTTCCTCGGGAAGAAGGTGTCGAACACCCTTTCCCACCTGGTGGGCGTAGGAGCTGTTTTCGGGAGCTTTCTGCTTTCGCTGACGGCCTTTCGACTTCTGCGAATGCCTGGTTCCGAAGACTCTCTCACCCAGGAACTCTGGACCTGGATCCGTGTGGGCAGCGGCACCCTTCCCACTCTGGATCTCTCGGTGGCCCTGACGGTCGACCATCTCAGTGCCGTGATGCTGCTGGTTGTTACCGGTGTCGGAACCCTGATTCATGTCTATTCGATCGGCTATATGAAAGGGGACCCGGGCTACGGACGCTTCTTTTCCTACCTGAATCTTTTCAGCTTCTCCATGCTTCTGCTGGTTCTCGCAGACAACATGCTTCTGATGTTCGTCGGTTGGGAAGGAGTGGGACTCTGTAGTTATCTGCTCATCGGATTCTGGTTCAAGCACCTTCCCAATACGACGGCCGGCAACAAGGCCTTCATTGTGAACCGGATCGGTGACTTTGCCTTTGTCATCGGCTTGATGTTGCTCTTCTGGGGACTGCATCGCGCAGGTCATGCGAGCCTTCGCTTCAGTGACATCAATCTCTATGCAAGCTCTCTGGCGGGTGACCGGGTTCTCGGTCTTCCCCTGCTGGATGCCATCGGCATCTTCTTCTTCATCGGTGCAACAGGAAAGAGTGCGCAGATTCCGCTCTTTGTCTGGTTGCCCGATGCCATGGCCGGTCCGACTCCGGTGAGTGCCCTGATTCACGCAGCCACGATGGTAACGGCAGGCGTTTACATGATTGGACGCCTGAACGGACTTTACTCCCTTGCTCCCATCGCCCTTGCGACGGTGGCGACGGTGGGCGCCCTGACCGCAGTCTTCAGCGCAAGCATCGGACTGGTTCAAAACGACATCAAGAAGGTGCTCGCCTACTCCACTGTCAGCCAACTCGGCTACATGATGCTGGCCATGGGAGTGGCCGCCTACAGCGCGGGGATTTTCCATCTGGTGACCCATGCCTTCTTCAAGGCCTGTCTCTTTCTCGGTTCGGGAAGCGTGATTCTCGCCATGCACCATGAGCAGGACATTCGCAAGATGGGTGGACTGGCAAAGAAGATGCCCTGGACCTATGGCACCTTCCTGGTCTCGACGATTGCCATTGCGGGCATTCCTCCATTCTCCGGTTTCTTCAGCAAGGATGAAATCCTCTGGAAGACCTGGGAAAGCGGCCACCACTTTCTCTGGTTCCTTGGAATGCTGGGCGCACTGATGACTGCCTTCTACATGTTCCGTCTTGTGGCCCTGACCTTCTTCGGGGAAAACCGTGCGGACGAGCACACTCGCGAACACCTCAAGGAACAGCCCGCTGTGGTGGTGGGTCCTTTGGTGGTTCTCGCCTTCCTCGCCGCAATCGCAGGTTTCTGGGGCGTGCCCCATGCGCTTGGCGGCTCGAACCAGTTCCAGCAGTGGCTCGAGCCCGTGATGAGCAGCCCTCATGCAAGCTGGCAGGCGCCTTCCCTGACACCTCCTGCGCTGGCTTCTGAAACCGAACATGTGCAGCTGCATCGCCATGAAGAGGATGAGTCTCCCGCCGAAGTGCATGAAGAATCTTACGGCCACGAGGAACACAGTGAGGAATCTCACGGCGAACACCATGCGGTCGATCCGATGGAATATGTGCTGATGGCAATTTCCGTTCTGCTCGCGGCACTGAGCGGGGGAGCGGCTCTCTGGATTTATACGAAGCGTCCGGACCTGCCTGGCAAATGGGCGGAGAAATACTCGAAGCTCTACCAGCTTCTTCTGGGCAAGTACTTCATCGACGAGATCTACGATGCGGCCATCGTGAAAAACCTCTTCCGGCTGATGTACCGACTGGCCCGCTTCGATCTCCTGGTCATTGACGGGATCGTCAACGGTGCGGCGCATGTGACGCGCTGGACGGCGATTTTCAGCGGATGGTTTGATAACACCTTTGTGGATGGCATGGTCAATGGAACGGCCTCCACTGCGCGCTGGGCAGGCAGTCATTTGAGAAAACTGCAGACCGGGCGCATCCAGTCTTATGTCTACGCCGTGGCTACGGGGGTCGTGATCCTTGCAGTTCTCGGCCTGATCGTTGGTTTTCCGAGGTAG